A genome region from Prionailurus bengalensis isolate Pbe53 chromosome B4, Fcat_Pben_1.1_paternal_pri, whole genome shotgun sequence includes the following:
- the MKX gene encoding homeobox protein Mohawk isoform X2: protein MNTIVFNKLSGAVLFEDRGAPERERGSRPYGGVLDSPHARPEVGIPDGPPLKDNLGLRHRRTGARQNGGKVRHKRQALQDMARPLKQWLYKHRDNPYPTKTEKILLALGSQMTLVQVSNWFANARRRLKNTVRQPDLSWALRIKLYNKYVQGNAERLSVSSDDSCSEDGENPPRNHINEGGYNNPVHHPVIKSESSVIKAGVRPESRASEDYVSPPKYKSSLLNRYLNDSLRHVMATNAAMMGKTRQRNHSGSFSSNEFEEELVSPSSSETEGNFVYRTDALENGSNKGDSQ from the exons ATGAACACCATCGTCTTCAACAAGCTCAGCGGCGCCGTGCTTTTTGAGGACCGCGGTGCTCCCGAACGGGAAAGGGGCAGCCGGCCCTATGGTGGCGTACTAGACAGTCCCCACGCCCGCCCCGAGGTGGGCATTCCGGATGGCCCGCCCCTCAAGGACAACCTCGGCCTGAGACACCGCAGGACTGG GGCCAGGCAGAATGGCGGGAAGGTGAGGCACAAGCGGCAGGCTCTGCAGGACATGGCGCGGCCCCTCAAGCAGTGGCTTTACAAGCACCGTGACAACCCGTACCCCACCAAGACCGAGAAGATCCTCCTGGCCCTGGGCTCGCAGATGACGCTAGTGCAG gTGTCAAATTGGTTTGCTAATGCAAGACGTCGGCTTAAGAATACTGTTCGACAGCCAGATTTAAGCTGGGCTTTAAGAATAAAGTTGTACAACAAATACGTTCAAGGAAATGCTGAGCGGCTTAGTGTAAGCAGCGATGATTCGTGTTCCGaag ACGGAGAAAATCCTCCAAGAAACCACATAAATGAAGGGGGCTATAATAATCCAGTTCACCATCCTGTGATTAAAAGTGAGAGCTCAGTCATAAAAGCTGGAGTGAGGCCAGAGTCACGGGCCAGTGAGGACTACGTATCACCCCCAAAATACAAGAGCAGCTTATTGAATCGTTACCTTAACGACTCTTTGAGACACGTCATGGCCACAAACGCTGCCATGATGGGAAAGACAAGGCAAAGAAACCATTCGGGATCTTTTAGCTCCAACGAATTTGAGGAAGAATTGGTGTCTCCTTCATCATCGGAAACCGAAGGCAACTTTGTCTATCGTACAG